The nucleotide window CGCCGGCATCGAGCTGGCCGGCCGGCGCGTGCTGCTGCTTGGCGCCGGCGGTGCCGTGCGTGGCGTGCTCGAACCGCTGCTGGCACAGCGCCCTGCCGCCTTGCTGATCGCCAACCGCACGCCGGCCAAGGCCGAACAGCTGGCCGCCGAATTCGCCGAACTCGGGCCGATCTCTGCCTGCAGCTTCGCCGACGTGCCGGCCCCGGTCGACCTGATCATCAACGGCACTTCGGCCAGCCTGGGCGGTGACGTGCCGCCCCTGGCCGACGCGCTGATCGTTCCCGGCCGGACCTTCTGCTACGACATGATGTACGCGGCCGCGCCGACGGCGTTCTGCCAGTGGGCGAGCGCGCGCGGCGCCCGGGTGCGTGACGGCCTCGGCATGCTGGTGGAACAGGCCGCGGCGGCGTTCGAGCTGTGGCGCGGCGTGCGTCCCGAAACCGCGCCGGTGCTCGCCGAACTGCGCCGCCAACTCGCCGGCTGAGGGCGCTCAGAGACGGAACTGAATACGCTGGTGCAGGTGTTGCGGGCGCTCCAGCTCGTCGAGCATGCCGGCGGCGATGCGGCGCAGCTGCACGCGTGGATCGTTGCGCGGCAGCCCGGCGACGTCGCTCAGATCATCGATGGACAGCTCCTCGCCCGCCGTGCCGGCATCCACCAGCGTCCATTTCAGCGGGTGCGAGGCGATCAGCTTCAGCGCGGCGTCCAGTTCCGATTCCTCTGCATGCGCCGCGAAGTCGGCCACCAGCATCAGGCGCTCGACACCGGCTTCGGTCATGCCGTTGAGCAGCGTGTACACCGCCTGGTAGAGGTCCTGCGGCTGGCCGACGATGGCGGCGTCCGGGGCGCTGGGCACCGACGGGCTGTCGAACAGGCAGATCACGCCATCCATGCCGGCCACGCTGCGCGCCACGCTGGCGACGTCGAACAGGTCGCCGGGCTTGGTACGCAGCCCGGGACGCGCGGTGATCGAGTTGCAGTCGTTGAGCAGGGCCACAGCCTCGTGCTGCCGGCTCAGCAGTTCGCAGAGCACGGCACTGCCCAGGCTGGAATGCGCTCCGTAGAGCGCGAACTTCAGGCGTGGCGTTTCGGCGTTGAGCATGGCGGCCGTCTCTTAGCGCCGCGTGACCAGATAGCCGATCAACGCGCAGGCAC belongs to Pseudomonas phenolilytica and includes:
- the aroE gene encoding shikimate dehydrogenase, translated to MDRYGVFGNPIGHSKSPQIHALFAAQTGQALRYDPLLAPLEEFPAFARAFFESGQGANVTVPFKEQAYRLVDQLTERARRAGAVNTLKKLADGRLLGDNTDGVGLVNDLRNAGIELAGRRVLLLGAGGAVRGVLEPLLAQRPAALLIANRTPAKAEQLAAEFAELGPISACSFADVPAPVDLIINGTSASLGGDVPPLADALIVPGRTFCYDMMYAAAPTAFCQWASARGARVRDGLGMLVEQAAAAFELWRGVRPETAPVLAELRRQLAG
- a CDS encoding NAD(P)-dependent oxidoreductase, whose product is MLNAETPRLKFALYGAHSSLGSAVLCELLSRQHEAVALLNDCNSITARPGLRTKPGDLFDVASVARSVAGMDGVICLFDSPSVPSAPDAAIVGQPQDLYQAVYTLLNGMTEAGVERLMLVADFAAHAEESELDAALKLIASHPLKWTLVDAGTAGEELSIDDLSDVAGLPRNDPRVQLRRIAAGMLDELERPQHLHQRIQFRL